The proteins below come from a single Psychrobacter sp. FDAARGOS_221 genomic window:
- the tatC gene encoding twin-arginine translocase subunit TatC, with translation MANKDDNSLADMPLTEHLVELRSHLIKIMAVVAVIFLGLVGFSRELYDFISEPLVEILPTASTMIAIDPVANFMAPIRLTLLTSAFIAMPFILYQIWSFIAPGLYKHEKRIAVPILLSSIVLFYTGVAFAYFIVLKRALSFLITFSPSSVVPMTDIESYLSFVTKLLMLFGITFEIPVVVLILVITGIVSVATLAEKRRYVIVACFAAAGVMSPPDVPSMFLLALPMILLFEFGLLMARLLIKEKKAALAEKES, from the coding sequence ATGGCTAATAAGGATGACAACAGTCTGGCTGATATGCCGTTAACCGAGCATTTGGTTGAGCTAAGATCGCATTTAATTAAGATTATGGCCGTGGTTGCTGTTATCTTTTTGGGTTTAGTCGGCTTTTCACGTGAGCTTTATGACTTTATCTCTGAGCCTTTGGTTGAGATATTGCCTACCGCTTCGACCATGATTGCTATTGATCCTGTGGCCAACTTCATGGCGCCGATACGCCTAACCTTGCTGACTTCTGCGTTTATTGCGATGCCTTTTATCTTATATCAGATTTGGTCGTTTATCGCGCCAGGGCTATATAAGCATGAAAAGCGCATTGCGGTTCCTATCTTGTTGTCGTCAATCGTTTTATTTTATACCGGTGTGGCATTTGCCTACTTTATTGTACTGAAGCGGGCACTCAGCTTTTTAATCACCTTCTCGCCCTCTAGCGTCGTGCCTATGACAGACATTGAGAGCTATCTGAGCTTTGTCACTAAGCTATTAATGCTATTTGGTATTACCTTTGAGATACCTGTGGTCGTGCTTATTTTAGTGATTACTGGTATTGTATCGGTCGCAACGTTGGCTGAAAAACGCCGCTACGTGATTGTCGCTTGCTTTGCTGCAGCGGGTGTAATGTCACCGCCTGATGTACCGTCTATGTTTTTATTGGCACTGCCCATGATATTGCTGTTTGAATTTGGACTATTGATGGCGCGCCTTTTGATAAAAGAGAAAAAGGCAGCACTGGCCGAAAAAGAAAGCTAA
- the pheS gene encoding phenylalanine--tRNA ligase subunit alpha, protein MLSELTQDQLQSYTQAAQSAIAKILASADLQQMRVNLTGKKSALTQWSKQMGKLDADDKKTKGGWLHQVRTQINEALNSQQQAIEKAALEAKLAAERIDITLPARGQQKGQLHPVTMTAQRMQQFFMQAGFNVATGPEVESDYYNFEALNIPSHHPARAMHDTFYFDAHYLLRTHTSPVQIRTMEAGEPPIRIICPGRVYRNDSDQTHSPMFHQLEGLMVTEHTTFAELKGLINEFLEAFFGRQLTVRFRPSFFPFTEPSAEVDILADNGKWLEVMGCGMVHPKVLENCGIDSDKFTGFAFGMGIERFAMLYYGIDDLRLFFQNDVRFLRQFG, encoded by the coding sequence ATGTTAAGTGAACTGACACAAGATCAGTTGCAAAGCTATACGCAAGCCGCACAGTCAGCGATTGCTAAGATTTTAGCCAGCGCAGATTTACAGCAAATGCGGGTTAATTTGACCGGTAAAAAAAGTGCGCTTACCCAGTGGTCGAAGCAAATGGGCAAGCTAGATGCCGATGATAAAAAGACCAAGGGCGGCTGGTTGCATCAGGTACGTACTCAGATTAATGAGGCTTTAAACAGTCAACAACAAGCCATCGAAAAAGCGGCACTAGAAGCCAAGTTAGCTGCTGAGCGCATTGATATTACTTTACCAGCACGTGGTCAACAAAAAGGTCAGCTACATCCAGTGACCATGACGGCTCAGCGCATGCAGCAGTTCTTTATGCAAGCAGGCTTCAACGTGGCGACTGGCCCTGAAGTTGAAAGTGATTATTACAATTTTGAAGCGCTTAATATTCCGTCACATCACCCTGCACGTGCGATGCATGATACCTTCTATTTTGACGCACACTACTTATTGCGTACGCACACCAGCCCGGTTCAGATTCGTACGATGGAAGCGGGTGAGCCGCCGATTCGTATTATTTGTCCAGGCCGCGTTTACCGTAATGACTCTGACCAAACTCACTCACCGATGTTCCATCAGTTAGAAGGGTTAATGGTGACTGAGCATACGACTTTTGCAGAATTAAAAGGTCTGATTAATGAGTTTTTAGAAGCTTTCTTTGGTCGTCAACTGACCGTACGTTTCCGTCCTTCTTTCTTCCCGTTTACTGAGCCATCTGCTGAGGTAGATATTTTGGCAGATAATGGCAAGTGGTTAGAAGTGATGGGCTGCGGCATGGTGCATCCAAAAGTATTAGAAAATTGTGGTATAGACTCGGACAAGTTTACCGGCTTTGCTTTTGGTATGGGCATTGAACGCTTTGCGATGCTTTATTATGGCATTGATGACTTGCGTTTGTTCTTCCAAAACGATGTGCGTTTCTTACGCCAGTTTGGTTAA
- the tatB gene encoding Sec-independent protein translocase protein TatB produces the protein MFDFSFYELLVFGVIALIVLGPEKLPQAVRTMGTYYAKFRRTVGTIKAEMEAELDLAETRQLMQQELAKIRQTEAQMKQEMDQLRDSMQEFEQQQNSQLKQTLNADGSTSENGLTTDTAATDSHSLEYSNVDSSKVDDVNNDKPHHVSAHRNYEDSWVHPVAGANPVTATTAAGLTTAAATDSEAVTEDHVSAASNSAQSTRYQHNTADDWQLPMTRPWENMWFLLGEYDRVRRLPPAPFLPNYKANPLLYMLPKNSNVQSATEQANNSTDTDSSTPLSTASSEAKS, from the coding sequence ATGTTTGACTTTAGTTTTTATGAGCTCTTGGTATTTGGTGTCATTGCACTGATTGTGCTGGGCCCAGAAAAGTTGCCGCAAGCAGTGCGCACTATGGGTACCTATTACGCCAAATTCCGCCGTACTGTGGGTACGATAAAGGCAGAAATGGAAGCAGAGCTTGATTTGGCCGAAACTCGACAGCTGATGCAGCAAGAGTTGGCCAAAATACGTCAGACTGAAGCGCAAATGAAGCAAGAGATGGATCAGTTGCGTGACAGCATGCAGGAGTTTGAGCAGCAGCAAAACTCACAGTTAAAGCAAACGCTGAATGCAGATGGCAGCACGTCTGAGAACGGTCTAACTACGGATACGGCTGCTACTGACAGCCACAGCCTCGAGTACAGTAATGTTGATAGCAGCAAGGTTGATGACGTCAATAACGATAAGCCACATCATGTTAGTGCGCACCGCAATTATGAAGACAGTTGGGTGCATCCAGTGGCTGGGGCAAACCCTGTCACCGCAACCACTGCGGCTGGACTGACGACAGCTGCTGCAACAGATTCCGAAGCAGTAACAGAAGACCACGTATCCGCTGCGTCGAATAGCGCGCAATCTACTCGCTATCAACACAACACCGCTGACGACTGGCAACTGCCGATGACCCGCCCTTGGGAAAATATGTGGTTCTTGTTGGGTGAATATGATCGCGTCAGACGCTTGCCGCCAGCGCCTTTTTTGCCTAATTATAAAGCCAATCCGCTGCTGTATATGCTGCCTAAAAACAGCAACGTTCAAAGCGCTACTGAGCAAGCTAACAACAGTACAGATACGGACAGCAGCACGCCCCTATCGACCGCTAGCTCTGAGGCCAAATCATGA
- the hisIE gene encoding bifunctional phosphoribosyl-AMP cyclohydrolase/phosphoribosyl-ATP diphosphatase HisIE — protein sequence MPAGSWLDEVQFNSDGLIPAIAQDKETGEILMMAWMNRESLQLTADTKTAVYFSRSRNKLWHKGESSGHTQIVHNLYLDCDADVIVLEITQIGNIACHTGRKSCFYRQLDLSNPEAPSWKAVLPVLKDPDAIYGNSSNDIIAATDNSAASAATGSGSEQLSNTDGRASAILKQLDQVLIERKQADADSSYVASLYAKGINKILEKVGEEAVESIIAAKDLAHYNDQPSKQSADQQALIDDLIYETADVWFHTLVTLAWFNIGSEQILAELARRFGLSGIEEKNRRTQ from the coding sequence ATGCCCGCCGGCAGTTGGCTAGATGAGGTTCAGTTTAATTCAGATGGTTTAATCCCAGCCATTGCTCAGGATAAAGAAACTGGCGAGATATTAATGATGGCGTGGATGAATCGTGAGTCGTTACAATTAACGGCTGACACCAAAACCGCGGTCTATTTTTCACGCTCACGCAATAAGCTGTGGCATAAAGGCGAAAGCTCAGGTCACACCCAAATTGTGCACAATTTATACTTAGATTGTGATGCTGATGTGATCGTGCTAGAGATTACCCAAATAGGTAATATAGCCTGTCACACTGGCCGCAAATCTTGCTTTTATCGTCAACTCGATCTGAGTAATCCAGAGGCACCAAGCTGGAAAGCGGTATTACCGGTATTAAAAGACCCAGACGCTATTTATGGTAATAGCAGCAATGATATAATAGCGGCAACAGATAACAGTGCTGCCTCTGCTGCAACTGGCTCTGGCTCTGAACAGCTATCGAACACCGACGGTCGTGCCAGCGCCATCCTAAAGCAACTCGACCAAGTGTTGATTGAGCGCAAGCAAGCGGATGCGGATAGCTCTTATGTGGCTAGCCTGTACGCCAAAGGTATTAATAAAATTTTAGAAAAAGTGGGTGAAGAAGCGGTAGAAAGCATTATTGCTGCCAAAGACTTAGCGCACTATAACGATCAGCCTTCCAAGCAGTCTGCCGACCAGCAAGCCCTAATAGACGATTTAATTTATGAAACAGCAGATGTCTGGTTTCATACCTTGGTCACGTTAGCTTGGTTTAATATCGGCTCTGAGCAAATATTAGCAGAGTTAGCAAGACGCTTTGGGCTATCGGGTATCGAAGAAAAGAACAGACGCACCCAATAG
- a CDS encoding autotransporter domain-containing protein has protein sequence MSNSHLYTPVASSNTKTPQALKTLTKAILAISLATTGTAYASGYNSDYSSVTFFGDSLTDGGYFKPVLDKEESGQFTTNPDNTWATSFAESLGLNSTANTLGGDNSGNNYAIGGARAGQDVEREGLPVASAKTQLDTYLANNNVDSNGLYSVWIGANDLFAASDYIQKNIGSFISNKEGTIQKAIDGYILPAVEDQIATVSRLHTNGAEYILVPNIPDVGLTPETIQADEAIEGNAFLEEKLGKDVFKKTGNRLAAAYNDALYQKLQQSGANIIPLDTFSLLQQVAADPAAYGYKDVSTKACGDTSSLECGRDNLKEVGAENSYFFADSIHPTGRAHRMIADYANAVTTAPSQVGLLPHIATQSGLATTQRLQNHINQRQDIKPTQPYSGPSVWASVDVNSMDVAGFDSSGNTQVLLGLDYDYAGSADAVTGIYGHISQAELDKSIRSGINKVDHDEIGIGLYHSNKVGNVQLNGAVGYGKIDMDINRVVSLDDLQQQFESEIDGKRYYATLQAGYPIQFGDFAQFSQTSVTPYLAATFNQVKLDAIEEKEMTGIAMQFDKQKYNTTYGTLGLKANTRLSDRTHIFGDVHYQKQLDDNQKQVTARLNTQPDMPFTTPKFDIDDDSFGMSLGISREFGAMTANAGVSHSTGDDDDMTSVFVGLSSKF, from the coding sequence ATGTCGAACTCTCATCTGTACACCCCGGTAGCCTCTTCAAACACCAAAACGCCACAAGCATTAAAAACCTTAACCAAAGCAATTTTAGCAATCAGCTTGGCCACTACCGGTACAGCTTATGCCAGTGGCTATAACAGCGACTACAGCAGCGTGACCTTTTTTGGTGACAGTTTGACCGATGGTGGTTATTTTAAGCCGGTATTAGATAAAGAAGAATCAGGCCAATTTACGACCAACCCAGACAATACGTGGGCAACCTCATTTGCAGAAAGCTTAGGATTGAATTCGACAGCCAATACTTTGGGCGGTGATAATTCGGGTAATAACTATGCCATTGGCGGCGCAAGAGCCGGTCAGGATGTCGAAAGAGAAGGGCTGCCTGTTGCTTCTGCAAAAACTCAGTTAGACACTTATCTGGCCAATAACAATGTGGATTCAAATGGCCTATATTCGGTCTGGATCGGTGCTAATGATTTGTTTGCTGCTTCAGATTACATACAAAAAAATATTGGGAGCTTTATCTCCAATAAAGAGGGAACTATTCAGAAAGCAATTGATGGTTATATTCTTCCAGCAGTAGAAGATCAAATTGCTACAGTTAGTAGATTACACACTAATGGTGCTGAATATATTTTAGTTCCGAATATACCTGATGTTGGACTGACACCTGAGACTATTCAAGCAGATGAGGCAATTGAGGGAAATGCATTCCTAGAGGAGAAACTGGGCAAGGATGTTTTTAAGAAAACTGGGAATAGATTAGCAGCTGCCTACAATGATGCTTTGTACCAAAAGTTACAGCAATCAGGCGCCAATATTATCCCACTTGATACGTTTAGCTTATTACAGCAAGTAGCCGCAGATCCTGCTGCGTATGGTTATAAAGATGTCTCAACAAAAGCCTGTGGTGATACCAGCTCGCTTGAATGTGGTCGAGATAACTTGAAGGAAGTAGGTGCTGAAAACAGCTACTTCTTTGCTGACAGCATTCACCCTACAGGCCGTGCACACCGCATGATTGCAGACTACGCCAATGCAGTGACGACTGCGCCGAGTCAGGTGGGTCTATTACCACACATCGCGACTCAGTCTGGACTGGCAACCACTCAGCGCCTACAAAATCATATCAATCAGCGTCAAGATATTAAGCCAACACAGCCTTACTCAGGCCCTTCAGTTTGGGCTTCTGTTGATGTCAATTCAATGGATGTGGCAGGATTTGATAGCAGTGGTAACACCCAAGTATTATTGGGTTTAGATTATGATTATGCGGGCTCTGCAGATGCGGTGACTGGTATTTATGGTCATATCAGCCAAGCAGAATTGGACAAAAGTATTCGTAGTGGCATCAATAAAGTAGATCACGACGAAATAGGTATCGGCCTGTATCACAGCAACAAAGTGGGTAACGTACAGCTCAATGGCGCCGTTGGTTATGGCAAAATTGATATGGATATTAACCGAGTGGTCAGCCTAGATGACTTGCAGCAGCAGTTTGAATCAGAAATTGATGGTAAGCGCTACTATGCGACGCTTCAGGCGGGCTATCCGATCCAATTTGGTGATTTTGCCCAGTTTAGTCAAACCAGTGTGACTCCTTATCTGGCAGCGACGTTCAACCAAGTCAAACTTGATGCCATCGAAGAAAAAGAGATGACTGGTATCGCCATGCAGTTTGATAAGCAAAAGTACAACACCACGTATGGCACGTTGGGTCTAAAAGCCAATACCCGTTTAAGCGATCGTACTCATATTTTCGGTGATGTACATTATCAAAAACAGCTGGATGACAATCAAAAGCAAGTCACGGCACGTTTAAACACTCAGCCTGATATGCCATTTACAACACCTAAGTTTGATATCGATGATGACAGCTTTGGCATGAGCCTGGGTATCTCACGTGAGTTCGGTGCAATGACGGCTAATGCGGGTGTGTCACACAGCACAGGTGATGACGACGATATGACCAGCGTCTTTGTGGGTCTTAGTAGCAAGTTTTAA
- a CDS encoding UvrD-helicase domain-containing protein yields MSVTDYSSDSMPAYMSDPTDEQLAALNMAMDGKTFKVVAYAGAGKTTTLKLISERLRGRGLYLAFNKGIATEAKQKFPGHVDCRTFHSLAYRHVPRDITAKLSLPRFSPKRLGDDLGLRTVQVRRQIEGKTNYVNLTPARQARFVSDAVSYFCSTHASYPAPRHLQFPSWVNESDAEQLREMLYPAVERRWLQSIDARHPAGIGHDIYLKLWALSKPSIPADFILFDEAQDADPLMMGILTQQPRQVIYVGDAHQQIYEWRGAVNAMKKLPLPQTLLTQSFRFGEDIADVANLLLKALQEEVPLKGNPKKKSSTSKISAQGKKDAILCRTNAAAMTQLLAGLKSGHKVALQADADRMLKFCKAAESLKAGKSAYGVPELAYFYQWSDVQDYAETNEGSDLKTLVKLVDDHGTDVLSQAVNSLTDVKDADYVISTAHKAKGLEWGKVQLDDDFYYDVTPHGLKINPEELRLLYVACTRAKDTLDIQHIQDLISGLKTGKKVMYGS; encoded by the coding sequence ATGTCCGTCACTGATTATTCGTCTGATTCTATGCCTGCTTATATGAGCGATCCGACCGATGAGCAGCTAGCAGCGCTAAATATGGCCATGGATGGCAAAACCTTTAAAGTCGTGGCCTACGCTGGTGCCGGTAAAACAACCACATTGAAGCTTATCAGCGAGCGCTTGCGTGGTCGTGGCTTGTATTTGGCATTTAACAAAGGCATTGCGACTGAAGCTAAGCAAAAATTCCCAGGCCATGTCGATTGCCGCACCTTCCACTCGTTAGCTTATCGCCATGTACCGCGTGACATCACCGCCAAGCTGTCATTACCACGATTTTCACCCAAACGCTTGGGCGATGATTTGGGACTGCGAACCGTACAAGTGCGCCGTCAAATCGAAGGCAAAACCAATTACGTTAACCTGACACCAGCGCGCCAAGCACGATTTGTCAGTGACGCGGTCAGCTATTTTTGTAGTACTCATGCCAGCTACCCTGCCCCGCGCCACTTGCAGTTTCCAAGCTGGGTCAATGAATCCGATGCTGAGCAGCTGCGTGAGATGCTATATCCAGCGGTAGAAAGACGCTGGCTACAATCCATTGATGCCCGTCATCCGGCCGGTATTGGCCATGATATTTATCTCAAGCTATGGGCCTTATCAAAGCCGAGCATTCCTGCCGACTTTATTTTGTTTGATGAGGCGCAGGATGCCGATCCGTTAATGATGGGAATCTTGACCCAGCAGCCTCGACAGGTGATTTATGTCGGTGATGCACATCAGCAGATTTATGAATGGCGCGGCGCGGTTAATGCCATGAAAAAGTTACCACTACCGCAAACCTTGCTGACTCAGTCATTTCGCTTTGGTGAAGACATTGCCGATGTCGCCAACTTGCTATTAAAAGCGCTGCAAGAAGAAGTACCGCTAAAAGGCAACCCTAAAAAGAAATCATCAACCTCTAAAATCTCAGCTCAAGGTAAAAAAGACGCTATTTTATGCCGTACTAATGCGGCGGCCATGACTCAACTGTTAGCCGGCTTAAAAAGTGGTCATAAAGTAGCCTTGCAAGCAGATGCTGATAGAATGCTCAAATTCTGTAAAGCGGCAGAGAGCTTAAAAGCGGGTAAATCAGCCTATGGCGTGCCTGAGCTGGCCTATTTTTATCAGTGGAGTGATGTACAAGACTATGCTGAGACCAATGAAGGCAGTGACCTGAAAACTTTAGTCAAACTGGTCGATGACCATGGCACTGACGTATTGAGCCAAGCGGTGAATAGCTTAACCGATGTCAAAGATGCCGATTATGTGATCTCAACCGCGCATAAAGCCAAAGGTCTTGAATGGGGCAAAGTTCAACTTGATGATGACTTTTATTATGACGTCACCCCGCATGGGTTAAAAATTAACCCAGAAGAGTTGCGTCTGTTATATGTCGCTTGTACCCGTGCCAAAGACACGTTAGATATTCAACATATTCAAGACCTTATCTCAGGCTTAAAAACCGGTAAAAAAGTCATGTATGGATCGTAA
- a CDS encoding RNA pyrophosphohydrolase, whose translation MIDADGFRANVGIILANTQGQVLWAKRVGHDSWQFPQGGIDAGETPVDAMYRELWEEVGLYPRHVQLLASTDNWLRYRLPKRYIRHGQQPLCIGQKQKWFLLRLDEPNTEHIRFDTAKPEFDHWEWVSYWYPLGQVVHFKRGVYRRALRELARELPLKKELILPETTNHLLQV comes from the coding sequence ATGATTGATGCAGACGGCTTTAGAGCCAATGTCGGTATCATCTTGGCAAATACACAAGGACAAGTACTATGGGCAAAACGAGTTGGTCATGATTCTTGGCAGTTCCCGCAGGGGGGCATTGATGCAGGCGAAACGCCTGTTGATGCTATGTACCGTGAGCTGTGGGAGGAAGTAGGCCTATATCCTCGACACGTTCAGCTTTTAGCCTCAACTGATAACTGGCTAAGGTATCGCTTACCTAAGCGTTATATACGCCATGGTCAGCAACCTTTGTGTATTGGACAAAAACAAAAGTGGTTTTTGCTCCGGCTAGATGAGCCGAATACTGAACATATCCGCTTTGATACAGCAAAACCAGAATTTGACCATTGGGAATGGGTTAGCTACTGGTATCCACTGGGTCAAGTGGTTCATTTTAAGCGAGGCGTTTATCGCCGTGCATTGCGAGAGTTAGCACGTGAGTTACCGCTAAAAAAAGAGTTGATTTTACCTGAGACCACAAACCACTTGTTACAGGTTTGA
- the rpmI gene encoding 50S ribosomal protein L35: MKVKMKTKRGAAKRFKKTANGFKRKQAFKRHILTKKSPKRIRQLRGTKLVHVADVAAVRRMCPYL, translated from the coding sequence ATGAAAGTTAAAATGAAAACAAAACGTGGTGCTGCTAAGCGTTTCAAAAAAACTGCTAACGGCTTCAAGCGCAAACAAGCGTTCAAACGTCACATTCTGACCAAAAAGTCTCCTAAACGTATTCGCCAATTACGTGGTACGAAACTGGTGCACGTTGCTGATGTAGCTGCGGTTCGCCGTATGTGCCCTTATTTATAA
- a CDS encoding MAPEG family protein: MSWFFALIPESSSVAIWTMIIASALPIVFALLAKALGGFRLADNAHPRESLAKLTGAAARANAAQQNSFEGLPIFLAAVITSMLFFVPQIVVNYLAVMYIALRIVYGIAYVINMPTFRSIVWGLSMVCCFMLFYLSLRMAF; this comes from the coding sequence ATGAGTTGGTTTTTTGCCTTAATTCCGGAGTCATCGAGCGTGGCCATTTGGACCATGATCATTGCCAGTGCACTGCCTATTGTGTTTGCCTTATTAGCCAAAGCGTTGGGCGGGTTTCGTCTGGCAGACAATGCCCATCCTCGTGAGTCGCTGGCCAAACTAACTGGTGCCGCTGCCCGTGCCAATGCGGCGCAGCAAAACAGCTTTGAAGGTTTGCCTATCTTTTTGGCGGCTGTGATTACTTCGATGCTGTTTTTCGTACCGCAAATAGTGGTTAACTATTTGGCAGTGATGTATATCGCTTTGCGCATTGTGTATGGCATCGCCTATGTGATTAATATGCCCACATTCCGCTCCATCGTTTGGGGTTTGTCGATGGTGTGTTGTTTTATGCTGTTTTACTTGTCATTACGCATGGCGTTTTAA
- a CDS encoding tRNA dihydrouridine synthase, with the protein MSQHPHSAHPATAQLFSNPVRLLAPMEGLTDPLMRQILTQIASDLGRPYDWSVSEFIRVTHHVLPAHVFYRFVPELNHQCKTASGTPIHIQLLGSEPELMAQNALAACELGAPAIDLNFGCPAKTVNNHRGGSVLLDEPSLMRDIISAVRDTVPSHIPVSAKIRLGYTDTSNLDDIRKAIADSGANWLTIHARTKTQGYKPPAYWEKIVGFTELAMPVIANGEIWNNQHAQRCCEQANTPHLMLGRGAVTRPDLIAQVDNPDTELDWQALITHQLAFLHGDAKTEMALIGRYKQWLAMLSKGYAEAKVLWDDIKKLRDKQAIIEQLQAQRDEV; encoded by the coding sequence ATGAGCCAACACCCCCACTCTGCGCACCCTGCCACAGCACAGCTGTTCTCAAATCCAGTGCGCCTGCTTGCCCCGATGGAAGGCTTAACCGATCCGTTGATGCGTCAGATATTGACCCAAATCGCCAGTGACTTGGGCCGACCTTATGATTGGTCAGTCAGTGAGTTTATCCGGGTTACCCATCATGTGTTACCGGCTCATGTGTTTTACCGCTTTGTGCCTGAGTTGAATCATCAATGCAAAACTGCCAGCGGTACCCCGATTCACATTCAGCTGCTCGGTAGCGAGCCTGAATTAATGGCTCAAAATGCATTAGCCGCTTGTGAATTGGGCGCACCTGCCATTGACTTAAATTTTGGTTGCCCGGCTAAAACAGTTAACAATCATCGCGGTGGCAGCGTGTTACTCGATGAGCCGAGTCTGATGCGAGACATCATCTCTGCAGTGCGTGACACCGTGCCTAGCCACATTCCGGTGTCGGCTAAGATTCGTTTGGGTTATACCGATACCAGCAATCTTGATGATATTCGAAAAGCCATCGCAGACAGTGGTGCAAACTGGCTGACCATTCATGCACGTACCAAGACCCAAGGCTATAAACCACCGGCGTATTGGGAAAAGATTGTTGGATTTACTGAGCTTGCGATGCCAGTGATTGCCAATGGTGAAATTTGGAACAATCAACACGCGCAGCGCTGTTGTGAACAGGCCAATACTCCACACCTAATGCTTGGTCGCGGTGCGGTCACTCGCCCAGATCTGATTGCACAAGTGGATAACCCAGATACTGAGCTGGATTGGCAGGCATTGATTACTCATCAACTGGCATTTTTGCATGGCGATGCCAAAACTGAAATGGCTTTGATTGGGCGTTATAAACAGTGGTTGGCCATGCTGAGTAAGGGTTATGCTGAGGCCAAAGTATTATGGGATGACATAAAAAAGCTGCGCGATAAACAAGCGATTATCGAGCAGCTACAGGCACAACGTGACGAGGTTTAG
- the tatA gene encoding twin-arginine translocase TatA/TatE family subunit, with protein sequence MSLSPMQLLIILGIALLIFGTSKLKNAGKDLGGAVKGFKDAVKDEEEAHAKKQHKVIDHDGNANNKVNSSNIDDAKVKEDTHQS encoded by the coding sequence ATGAGCTTATCTCCAATGCAGTTATTAATTATCCTAGGTATTGCCCTGCTTATCTTTGGTACTTCAAAGTTAAAAAACGCCGGAAAAGATCTGGGCGGCGCGGTAAAAGGCTTTAAAGATGCGGTAAAAGATGAAGAAGAAGCGCATGCCAAAAAGCAGCACAAAGTGATTGATCATGATGGCAATGCGAATAACAAAGTAAATAGCAGCAACATTGATGACGCCAAAGTAAAAGAAGACACGCATCAGTCCTAA
- a CDS encoding OsmC family protein codes for MPLQGDVTWKQDRHFIGTAPSGKTVDIDANKEKGASPMELVLLGLGGCASYDVVGILEKSRQDIKDVRCELSAVRADTVPAVYTDIHLHFVVTGNDVKQKQVEKAVALSADKYCSASKMLADGGVHITHSFEVVAG; via the coding sequence ATGCCGCTTCAAGGCGATGTGACTTGGAAACAAGACAGACATTTTATCGGTACAGCGCCATCCGGTAAGACGGTTGATATTGATGCCAATAAAGAGAAAGGCGCTAGCCCAATGGAGCTGGTGTTACTCGGTCTTGGCGGTTGTGCCAGCTATGATGTGGTCGGTATTTTAGAAAAAAGCCGTCAAGATATTAAAGATGTGCGTTGTGAATTATCAGCGGTTCGTGCCGATACGGTACCAGCGGTATATACTGATATTCATCTGCACTTTGTGGTCACCGGTAATGATGTCAAACAGAAGCAGGTAGAGAAAGCGGTTGCACTGTCAGCGGATAAATACTGCTCAGCCAGTAAGATGCTGGCAGACGGCGGTGTGCATATTACGCATAGCTTTGAAGTGGTCGCTGGCTAA
- the rplT gene encoding 50S ribosomal protein L20 encodes MARVKRGVQANRRHKKILKRAKGYYGARSRVYRVAVQAVTKAGQYAYRDRRNKKRTFRRLWIARINAGARLNGLSYSRFINGLKKANIEIDRRVLADIAMHDAAAFTALTEKAKAALA; translated from the coding sequence ATGGCCCGTGTAAAACGTGGTGTTCAAGCAAACCGTCGTCACAAAAAAATCTTAAAGCGCGCTAAAGGTTATTACGGCGCTCGTTCACGTGTATATCGTGTAGCAGTACAAGCTGTAACTAAAGCTGGTCAGTATGCGTACCGTGACCGTCGCAACAAAAAACGTACTTTCCGTCGTCTTTGGATTGCTCGTATTAACGCTGGTGCACGTTTAAATGGTTTAAGCTATAGCCGTTTCATCAACGGTCTGAAGAAAGCAAACATCGAAATCGATCGTCGCGTACTAGCTGACATCGCTATGCATGATGCTGCTGCATTCACTGCTTTGACTGAAAAAGCAAAAGCTGCTTTGGCTTAA